The Rhizophagus irregularis chromosome 31, complete sequence genome includes the window tatttgatttttatgattagTGCGTTTTAGCTTCATTTTTTTGGGGCGATTAGAATTCTGAATAGAAATttcaatacttttttaaatactgtATGTTGGGCAATtagtttttaaaatcaaaaggaGTAATTGTGCAATTTCCGATTTGTTCTAATCTGTTctagaaattttaaatcatataaatcatatgattattgatttattacaaggaaaaaaaaagaaggaaaaaaatctCAACTGATTTCCTAAAACTAGTGAATCGGATAAATTTCTGCGTAATGTCTTTTTTGTCTATTATGTAACACGAGCACAATATCTCATTTACCTATAAATTTACCTATAAAtctgtattaaaaaattaacattattcACATTATTCACATTGTCTCCTTTTAGAAATCGTTAGTATTCGGAATTTTCCATATTTCGATCTCGTTAATTGGTCACGTCATGCGCGTAGAAGTGCAGATATTTAAATGTGATTAAATGTGATTACCGTAAGATCACGggattggtttttttttcgctGCTTACTTTATctgtacaacaaaaaaaaatcacggCTAAAGAATTATCCAAATGTTATATCAACATTCTCCTATTCATATGAtaggaaattatatttttttgacttctccctaaaaaaaaaaaaaatttatggatcCGAGttataaaaagatatatatttaattattcgtaaaattttgacagtttgaatttttttatatacataaaaaaaatcatacattTCTTCCCAAAGGATTTATAATATGCTTTCGATATTTGGATGCccagtaaaaattttttgtaacaaaGAAACGGTTACAATAAATGtaagaaataaagaaactaatgaaaaaattaaattgtacgattacgttaaaaaaaaatgtccgtCATTAATTGGAGATAAAGCGTATTATTATCCTACTCCTTGGATTGGAAATGGTCATGTTCAAACTGCTTATGCCGCTTTCCAGAAATTCGAagatattcatttaattgattatgAGAGGTACGAAAGTCAAACCATAAAATTAGTATGTAATtagaatatataatttaattctttagtataaattagaaaaattgtCTCGACACCTGATGGAGGACAAATTGCTGTTGATTGGACTCCTCCGCTTAGTAAAAAACCATTTGATGATACTCCAACAATCGTCGTCTTACATGGACTAACCGGAggtattattcaaaaaaaaaaaagttttagtaataataaattaattttttttccaaaaaaaaattcttttttaggaAGTCATGAATCCTATATTAGGTGTATATTAGATATTTTGGTTAATCCACCACATAATTATAGAGCAgttgtaattaattttcgcGGATGTGCTGAATCAGATATTACGTCACCAAGACTTTATTCAGCTGCTGCAACTGATGACATTAGATCAGCTATACGTTATATTAGAGAATGCATTCCCGATGCTCCGTTATTAGGTATCGGATTTAGTATGGGTGcaaatattttagttaaggtattttattatttcaattaaatattttttttttagttttaagttttttttatttcttttatatagtATCTTGGGGAAGAAGGAGAAAATACTCCTTTGTCTGCCGCAGCTTCGATTGCGAATCCCTTTGATCTTGTCAAGTTTGTATCAtctatttcaataaattcattcgtgttttttaaacttttaaagcatgttttttatgaataaagtatcaaatttttagtgGAAGTAGAGCATTGGAAGGAACTTATGCTGgaaaatacatttattcaCCTGCTATGGCAAGTAATCTTAAAGAAGCACTTGCAAGACATGAACATATGatgaaaaaagataaaagattAGATTTGGAATATGTAAAATCAGTAAGttacaaaaatttcttttgagatcaaaattaataattaagcaatcactaataatttaaataattattaggcAAATACATTAAGAGAATTTGATTCAAGATTAACAACAGTAAGTTTCGGTTATGAAACAGTagatcattattataaagatgCAAGTTCATCACAATTTAtaccaaaaattaaaataccattattatgtttaaatgCTGAAGATGATCCAATTGCTTCACAACAATGTATTCCTTATAATGAATGcatttataattcaaatattatctTAGCTACTACTTATTATGGTGGTCATCTTGGCTGGTTTACTGGTTTGTGGAAACCAACTAGATGGTGTATTAAACCATTATCTGAATGGTGTATTGCTTTTTTAGAAGtaagttaaaaaaacataaatttatatttacattacgattattttttacttacaattttttttttagatttatggaaattctaataataacaattctTTAAAACAATCAGATGATGAAGAAAGTAATTCTTCAAGTGAAGTAGAAACTGTTGTTgatgataattaaaaacttaaaaaagatatttttttaaaaaaaattttaatttataatttttagtttataattttataaaaaataataatgatttttataaattataataaatattaagtaatcattaatattaaagtaaaaattaaaatcctaattaattaatttatttattttcaatagttattatttataagatatttataattataatctatagtatattataattattatattaaaacattaaatataaattattatttattttcagataatttaaaagttttttggctatttatttacatttaataaaagtaatttatttgatataaagtagttaaactgaaaaatatttaacttagtataattcaatttactgaattaaattattaatctaaattataatttaatttatttaaaaaataaattaaccagttcagttaaatttaaatatgattatccttatatatattaaaattttattataattaatatatttaaattttaaaaaatttagttttttttatagtttatctttaaaagaagtagctttattaaaattcaattttatataaaatataaaatattttatattgaatctttccatttattttctataaatataaaaattaaaatttttttatatattaaaattaaaatattacttaagtttattactaatagtaattattactattaataattaattttagttattaaaataatttgaatagcATGTATAGTATTACCTATATTACCTGTTAGCTTAACTATATCATATGTAACAAAATTAGCTAACCAACATATCTgttataaaatagttaattattaataattagtaaaataaaaattttttaaattagtaataatcttattaaaaaagattacatATTAAATGAAGATAACAAATTGAAACATAATAATTCAGATAAAGATAATGAATCAAATGGAAACaacaaattagaaaataattctaaattttttgaaaattattcataacctttttttgaattattttaagaaccagatattttgataaatttggaaactcaatatactgtatatatatattaactgaatattttataatagcaaaagtttcat containing:
- a CDS encoding uncharacterized protein (MEROPS:MER0059846); the encoded protein is MLSIFGCPVKIFCNKETVTINVRNKETNEKIKLYDYVKKKCPSLIGDKAYYYPTPWIGNGHVQTAYAAFQKFEDIHLIDYERKIVSTPDGGQIAVDWTPPLSKKPFDDTPTIVVLHGLTGGSHESYIRCILDILVNPPHNYRAVVINFRGCAESDITSPRLYSAAATDDIRSAIRYIRECIPDAPLLGIGFSMGANILYLGEEGENTPLSAAASIANPFDLVNGSRALEGTYAGKYIYSPAMASNLKEALARHEHMMKKDKRLDLEYVKSANTLREFDSRLTTMIQLLHNNVFLIMNAFIIQILS
- a CDS encoding uncharacterized protein (MEROPS:MER0199690) — encoded protein: MLSIFGCPVKIFCNKETVTINVRNKETNEKIKLYDYVKKKCPSLIGDKAYYYPTPWIGNGHVQTAYAAFQKFEDIHLIDYERKIVSTPDGGQIAVDWTPPLSKKPFDDTPTIVVLHGLTGGSHESYIRCILDILVNPPHNYRAVVINFRGCAESDITSPRLYSAAATDDIRSAIRYIRECIPDAPLLGIGFSMGANILVKYLGEEGENTPLSAAASIANPFDLVNGSRALEGTYAGKYIYSPAMASNLKEALARHEHMMKKDKRLDLEYVKSANTLREFDSRLTTVSFGYETVDHYYKDASSSQFIPKIKIPLLCLNAEDDPIASQQCIPYNECIYNSNIILATTYYGGHLGWFTGLWKPTRWCIKPLSEWCIAFLEMMKKVILQVK